In Mucilaginibacter celer, one DNA window encodes the following:
- a CDS encoding SusC/RagA family TonB-linked outer membrane protein gives MLKIYKVLLAVLLPFILIQTVAAQSVKISGVVTAKADGLPLPGVSVSVKGKNTGGQTDVNGKFSVTANVNDVLRVAYIGYTTQEIPVTSGTASLNVVLIEQPNALNEVVVTALNISKDKKSLGYSVQGLKSKDISEAKETNFVNALAGKIAGVQVTNSQGDMGSSRIVIRGETSISKDNQPLFVVDGVIVDNSQILGTNGSRDFANALSDLNSEDIESVSVLKGPNAAALYGSRAAAGVVLIRTKTGKGAKGLGVTVNSNTSFANVNILPDYQNQYGQGSNGKFSYVDGKGGGVNDGVDESWGPALDGSLIPQFNSNGQAVPFVAHPNNVRDFFKTGVTLNNGVAIASSTEKSDFRVSYNNLHQTGIVPNTSQGRNSFAFNSSYRINNKLTVNTIVNYIKDDADNLPGTYGKRATSTMLQFTWFGRQVDISQLKNYKDANGNTFNWNNSYYSNPYWLAYENTVGQHKNHLIGSIELNYKIIDGLSANFRTGTDYYNDRRKIKVAFGTNGTPFGSYEEDAYAVNENNTEARLQYTKKLNNDFSLDVFGGGNIAVKTIEQNDQIAPKLAVAGLYTLTNSRDPLVSSNNYDKVKTYSYFASAQVGFRNYAFLNFTTRNDWSSTLPKDALSYFYPSVNGSLVLTEALDIKSDILSYAKVRGGWSKVGKPALAYQLKNLFTTLALFGGYPQQSISTVDLNPNLKPETTTSGEAGFELGFFNDRIHLDVSAYNTNSVNQIVTVDVSPSTGFSQKLINGGSINNKGIEVQLGLTPIKSKGFTWDINTNYSLNRSKVVKLDAEGRLQSIVLGSDRTVQVLAALGQPYGTLYGNAYQRNPQGQIIIGANGTPVINPTKQYLGKFTPKWLGSINNSFTYKGINLSFLVDARFGGSIYSNTNRTGTYTGVLASTLPGRGAANGGLSYYYPGNNTSAAAVQVTGAAPAGVTVYNDGMIFKGVKADGSPNTTILPAQSYYKGFTNVDEAFVYDASYIKLREVKLGYSLPAKWIKKIGFQGATFSVVGRNLWIIHKNVPNIDPETAFNAGNAQGLEDLTLPTVRNIGFNVNLKF, from the coding sequence ATGTTAAAAATTTACAAAGTATTACTGGCAGTTTTATTGCCATTTATTCTCATCCAAACGGTTGCGGCGCAATCTGTTAAAATAAGCGGAGTGGTAACCGCCAAAGCTGATGGCCTGCCGCTGCCGGGCGTAAGCGTATCGGTTAAAGGAAAAAATACCGGCGGCCAAACAGATGTAAACGGAAAGTTTTCGGTTACAGCCAATGTTAATGATGTACTTAGGGTAGCTTATATAGGTTATACCACGCAGGAGATCCCGGTAACTTCAGGCACAGCTTCGCTGAATGTGGTATTGATTGAACAGCCTAATGCCCTTAACGAAGTGGTTGTAACGGCATTGAATATCTCGAAAGATAAAAAATCACTGGGCTATTCTGTTCAGGGCTTAAAGTCAAAAGATATCTCCGAAGCTAAAGAAACCAACTTTGTTAATGCCCTTGCAGGTAAAATTGCCGGTGTGCAGGTTACCAACAGCCAGGGCGATATGGGTTCGTCACGTATCGTTATCCGCGGCGAAACTTCTATCTCGAAAGATAACCAGCCATTATTTGTGGTTGATGGTGTTATTGTTGATAACAGCCAGATCCTGGGCACAAACGGATCAAGGGATTTTGCCAACGCGTTATCCGATCTTAACTCGGAAGATATTGAATCGGTAAGCGTACTGAAAGGCCCTAACGCGGCAGCTCTATATGGTTCGCGCGCGGCGGCTGGTGTTGTGTTGATTCGTACCAAAACAGGTAAAGGTGCCAAAGGGCTTGGCGTTACCGTAAACTCAAACACCAGTTTTGCCAACGTAAATATCCTGCCAGATTACCAGAACCAATACGGACAAGGCTCGAACGGTAAATTTAGCTATGTTGATGGTAAAGGCGGCGGTGTTAACGATGGTGTTGACGAAAGCTGGGGGCCTGCATTGGATGGCTCTTTGATCCCTCAATTTAATTCAAACGGACAAGCGGTTCCTTTCGTAGCCCATCCAAATAACGTGCGCGACTTTTTCAAAACAGGCGTTACGCTTAACAATGGCGTAGCTATAGCAAGCAGTACCGAAAAAAGTGATTTCAGGGTATCATATAATAACCTGCACCAAACGGGCATTGTGCCAAATACATCGCAAGGGCGTAACTCTTTCGCGTTTAATTCAAGCTATCGCATCAACAATAAATTAACCGTAAATACTATTGTTAACTATATTAAAGATGATGCTGATAACCTGCCAGGTACTTACGGAAAACGCGCTACCAGCACCATGCTGCAGTTTACGTGGTTTGGCCGCCAGGTTGATATCAGCCAGTTAAAAAATTACAAAGATGCCAATGGCAATACTTTTAACTGGAATAACAGCTACTACAGCAACCCATACTGGTTGGCTTATGAAAACACAGTTGGGCAACACAAAAACCACCTGATAGGTAGTATCGAATTGAATTACAAAATTATTGATGGCCTATCGGCAAACTTCCGTACCGGTACCGATTATTATAATGATCGCCGTAAAATTAAAGTAGCCTTCGGAACTAACGGCACACCTTTCGGCTCGTACGAGGAAGATGCTTATGCCGTAAACGAAAACAACACTGAAGCCAGGTTACAATACACCAAAAAACTGAATAATGACTTTTCACTGGATGTATTTGGTGGTGGTAACATCGCTGTAAAAACAATCGAACAAAACGATCAGATAGCGCCGAAACTGGCAGTGGCCGGCTTATATACGCTCACCAACTCGCGCGATCCGCTGGTTTCAAGCAACAATTATGATAAGGTTAAAACGTACAGCTATTTTGCATCGGCCCAGGTTGGTTTCAGGAACTACGCGTTTTTAAACTTTACAACCCGTAACGATTGGTCGTCAACTTTACCTAAAGACGCCTTATCTTATTTTTATCCATCGGTAAACGGTAGTTTGGTATTAACTGAAGCCCTGGATATTAAAAGTGATATACTAAGTTATGCCAAAGTAAGAGGTGGCTGGAGTAAAGTTGGTAAACCGGCATTGGCTTATCAATTAAAAAACCTTTTCACCACTTTGGCTCTGTTTGGCGGTTACCCGCAGCAAAGCATTTCTACAGTGGATCTGAACCCTAATCTGAAACCCGAAACAACTACATCAGGCGAAGCCGGTTTTGAACTGGGATTTTTTAACGACAGGATCCACCTGGATGTAAGCGCGTACAACACCAACAGTGTTAACCAGATAGTAACGGTAGATGTTAGTCCGTCTACAGGCTTTAGCCAAAAACTGATCAACGGCGGCAGTATTAACAACAAAGGTATCGAGGTGCAGTTAGGCTTAACCCCCATTAAATCAAAAGGCTTTACCTGGGATATCAACACCAACTACTCGTTAAACCGCAGTAAAGTGGTTAAACTCGATGCCGAAGGCCGTTTACAGAGCATTGTATTGGGCAGCGACCGTACCGTGCAGGTATTGGCGGCATTAGGCCAGCCTTATGGTACATTGTACGGTAATGCTTACCAACGTAACCCGCAGGGGCAGATCATTATTGGTGCCAACGGTACACCGGTTATCAATCCAACCAAACAATACCTGGGCAAATTTACCCCGAAATGGCTGGGAAGCATTAACAACAGCTTTACCTATAAAGGTATAAACCTGAGCTTTTTGGTTGATGCCCGTTTTGGCGGATCGATCTATTCAAACACCAACCGTACCGGTACTTATACCGGCGTATTGGCCTCAACCTTGCCGGGCCGTGGTGCTGCTAACGGTGGTTTAAGCTATTACTATCCGGGTAACAATACATCGGCCGCTGCCGTGCAGGTTACCGGTGCGGCCCCTGCAGGTGTAACTGTATATAACGATGGTATGATATTTAAAGGCGTTAAGGCCGATGGCTCGCCAAACACAACTATATTACCTGCTCAATCATACTATAAAGGGTTTACCAATGTTGATGAGGCTTTTGTTTACGATGCCTCTTATATCAAACTTCGCGAAGTGAAGTTAGGCTATAGCCTGCCTGCCAAATGGATCAAAAAAATAGGTTTCCAGGGTGCAACCTTCTCAGTAGTTGGTCGCAACCTGTGGATCATTCACAAAAATGTGCCGAACATCGATCCTGAAACCGCCTTCAATGCCGGCAACGCCCAGGGTTTAGAAGATTTAACCCTGCCTACCGTGCGCAATATTGGCTTTAACGTAAACCTTAAATTTTAA
- a CDS encoding TlpA family protein disulfide reductase: MNIKHLLFTFSLVVATAFASAQTKTAANPADVDRGYIVKVGDIAPADFELALTDGTKTSLKQLRGKVVIPQFTASWCSVCREEMPHLESDIWQTYKDKGLVLIGVDRDEPLEKVKGFHQQMNISYPLALDPGADIFGRFANKKSGVTRNVVIDRDGKIVYLTRLYDKQEFASMLKAVDALVNNKTASLN, encoded by the coding sequence ATGAATATTAAACATCTACTTTTTACTTTCTCGCTGGTTGTGGCCACGGCGTTTGCATCGGCCCAAACAAAAACAGCTGCAAACCCTGCCGATGTGGATAGGGGATATATAGTTAAAGTTGGCGATATAGCTCCTGCCGATTTTGAACTGGCACTTACTGACGGCACTAAAACCTCATTAAAGCAACTGCGCGGCAAGGTGGTGATACCGCAGTTTACCGCAAGCTGGTGCAGTGTATGCCGCGAAGAAATGCCCCACCTGGAAAGCGATATATGGCAGACTTATAAAGATAAGGGCCTGGTGCTGATAGGTGTTGACCGCGATGAGCCGCTTGAAAAAGTAAAAGGATTCCACCAGCAAATGAACATCAGTTATCCGCTGGCACTTGATCCCGGTGCTGATATTTTTGGCCGTTTTGCCAATAAAAAAAGCGGCGTAACCCGCAACGTGGTTATAGATAGGGATGGTAAAATAGTGTACCTCACCCGGCTATATGATAAGCAGGAATTTGCATCGATGCTTAAAGCTGTTGATGCCCTGGTGAACAATAAAACCGCATCATTAAACTAA